AATgcgttggctttttttttttttttttccgcttgAAAACCTTGCTATAATCTGCAAATTGCCTCTACCACTGGGGAGGGATTGctggattttttctttataagacaAGAAGGTGCTGGCCATTATTTCTGATGCCGGTAGCTCATTGTCCTGCTTGTAGCAAAAAATCACCACGAGCAGAAAAAGTTAATCAGAGACAACAAAGTCACACACTCTCCAATAGCTGCCACCACCAGCCCCTTCGCCTCGGTGCCGTGGCCCGCATCTTCCTGCCTGCTGCATGGGATTGATTTATGCCTGCTGGTGTCTTCTGTTTAATTGTTGTCTGGTTTTAATATTGCATGAATCTGCACCCGATTCATCTGTGTTTCATTGCCTGGCGCTGTTTGTTTTGGGGCATTGCCTGGAATACACTGGCAGATAGGTGCTACACAAATATAAGGTATTTTTCTTGTTCGGCAAAAGCTGAGGAGTGACCGTGCTGCCTCTTGGCCTGGAGAGGAGCCTGAGCACCCATCTCCCTCCAGCGCCTGGGGGTCCCGGTGCAGCACCCGCCAGCCCAGGTGCTCGCACAGGAGCCCGTGGGGAGGACGGTGCTTCCTCGGTGTCACTGTGCAGATGGATTTTGCTGCATGCCCAGAGCCACCAAAGGCAAAGCTGAGCTCAGGGCTGGCCTGGATGgtccctgctgccctgggcagacccTGGCCCTGGGTGCCCCTTGGACACTGGTCCAGAGCCAGAGCAGCGGCCCAGGGCCAGCCTGGAAGGATGCTCCGCTCTCATCATCACCATCCTCACTAGGATGAAGGCAGAGCCAGCACAGACCCcactggggcagggggctggggggcaggatggcatcctcctgcctgccccatgAACATTGTTCCACCCATCCTGCCGGGTCTTGGCAAGCTCAGGTGGGTCTTGGAGGGTCTCAGAGGACACAGGGCCGTGGTCTGGGCTCCGTCTGGGCAGGCTGGTGGggtttctgctttcttctgtgcCTCCTTCCTTCTgtgaggatgaggagctggagGGAGCAGGGGCACAGCCCAGCACGGGTGGATGTGGCACATGGGGGGGCAGTGGGTGTCCCACAGCCACACACCCCCTTGGGAGCACAGCAAGGGGCAGCTGGACTTTGGGGCAGGACCTTGGGGGGCCTCTGCCTTTGCAGGGGGGGGTCAGGGACAGccccagcacctctccctgcACCCCGGTTGCATTTCAAGCAAAACCACCACCAACTCGCTGCGTGAGCACAGCCCAGAGCTGGAGCCTGGAGGAGCCATTTCTCCCCCACGCAGCTCCGAAGCTCTGGAGAGAAGCTCAGCATCTCCCTCTAACGATGCACCTCACCCGCAGCCTGACACCCAGCAGCGTCCCTCTGCTCTTGGGGATGCTCCCCGCGCCCCGGCCACTGCTCCTGCTGCCCCCCTGGCACCCACCGCCGGGGCAGGAACTCAACCCGTGGTGGGGGAATCAACCCTGCCCTTGGCCACGGGTTGTCTTGTTCGGGCTTTAATTAGTGCAGATACATCCAGGCGTGAAGGTTTAATAGTTTCCTACAGGGCTGCATCAGGAGGGGACGGGGCCGCATCCTGCGCAGGGCTCTGCTCTCCATGTAACGGGGTAACAAGGAGGAAATGTGGATCCTGCACCGGCTGGGATGGGTGCGTGGCTCCATCGCGGCCGTCGGTGCAGAGCCCACGGCtgagactgctgctgctgcagaggcaaagtgtttttttttctcctggttgttttatttccttttcttaaaattcaATAAATTCCCCCACCTTTGCTTCTCCTGAAGTTCTAGTGAGGTGAGAAGAGCcaatttcactgcatttttgaAAAGGTCAATATGGAGGAAATTCTGATTTGTGTGTCTTCAGCGGGGCGGGAGCTGTGCACAGTGAAATCCCAAAGCTGGTTCCCTGCAGACAGAGCTCAGGGGTCGCAGCCCCCCCTCTGTCCCCACCACAGCAAAGCTCAAACAGGAATTGCCGCTGTTGAGGTCCGGCCAACATGCAGAGACGGGAGAGGGTGGCTGCCGTGGTCTGGGTCACTCCGTTGCAGGCAGCGATCAGGCAATGCCTTTCTCTGAGTTTAAgaaaatctggtttaaatttGGATTTGGGAAATTTGGAGTCTTTGCCTTCAGCCCTGCACCAAACCCCTCCTCTGAGGGTGACAGATGTGAGTTATAAACTCCTCCAGCAATGTCGCGGAAATCACCCTGGTGCAGGAGAGCGAATTCACCTGCTTGGATACAAGTAGCATTTGGTGAATCCGTTATCCAAACCAAAATGGTTTGAGaataagattttgtttctgagaCCTTTCCATCACCAGGGCCTTGTACAATCCCCCCGGGGACCCAGCACGGCCACTGCAGCCAGAGCCTGAGGATGCTCCGTGCATCCCACATCCTGCCTGGGCCCCGCCACCTCCTCCCCCGAGCCCTGAGCCAGGTGCTGGCTGGAAACCCCCCGTCCAGCCTCAGTCACTGCTCAGGGCTCTGAGCTCTGGGGAGTTCCTGCCCCCCAAATCCTGGAGGCAAATCCCTGGGGCGTTgcatctcctcctgcccccccccccccccttacacCTTGAGACAGCCTGGAGGGCTCTGGGGACAGCTTTCCTTGGGGATTTCAGGGGGCAGACAAAAAAACCTGTGGGTGCAATCATAATTTTTGCTAGCCGTGGGCAAACAACTCGTTTTCAGCTCCTCTTTGATCCCACCCCCATGGAAATCTCCCAGCTCCTTCACTGAGGAGCAGTGTCACCGcgatgggacagggatggggcagggatgACACTGGGCTCCCCCGCAccagccccaggctctgctgccgGCTGCCTTcaccctgcccaccctgcccgcaGCCCCACGCTCTCCCATCCTGCTTAGCACGGCTCGTTAGCCACGGTAATGCCACTCACAGACGAGCTTCGGAGACCTTCACCTTGCCACCAGCCATTATCTGTGCCACAGTGGTAACTAcaaccccaaatcccccccactgccccccctcCATCTGCCCATCAGCAAAGATGAGCAGTTTCTTCACTCTGCGGAGCTGTGGGGGGATTTAAATACCGGCaacccgcacccccccccccccccccccccccggctgagGCTTGTTCCTATCTGTTGGGACCCCTGTCCCCCGTGGGGGTGCTTCTCCTGGGGGATTTAGGGCTGTAGACATCTCCTGAGCATCCCCGGGAAGGGCTGGAGGGGCTAAACCCACGGCGCAGGTTCAGGCGTGGGAAGAGTCAGAGGAGCagcaaattaaaataacagtCTCTTATTTTATTACCAGCAGAGGAGCAGGCGGGTGGCGGGTGGGCGCCCAGCCAGGGGGGCCACCACGACCTGCCTCCACATCCCTGCCAGCTCCGATGCCCCAGGAGCTTTGGGGTGCTGCCGTTTTGGGACCCGCCtggccccacagccctgccttcaTCACCAGAGGGGGATCATGGGGAGGTGACAGCATCCACCCTGCCCCTAAATCCTCGGATGTTCCTTACCTGCCTGCACGAGCAGTCTGGGGCTCTGGACAGGGGGCATTTGGGTGTGTGTAGGGGTGTAACAGTAAATGTTGCTTCCCCCTAATAACGAGCTGGGTCATCGGGAGGGTGCCTGGGCTGGGTGGCACCGTCACCAGCCCCTGGGTAGGAGGTTGGGACAAACATTTGCAGACACCCGgaggagcagagctctgcaaagaGCTGGTAGGAGCACAGAGGGTGCCGGAGCGAGCACGGCTGGAcaccggggctggggaggggggggacgtGACACCCAGGAACCCCCAGCCTCACCCCAGGCAGCACCCGGCACTGCCCGGCAGCATCCCGGGCTGCTCCCACCCCTGCACCGGCCGCCCCGTCTGCCGGCAAACGAGGACGGATGAAGGACGAGCTCCTGGCACAGCTTCCTCAGGGCCGCAGCACCCTCCCGGCGCATCCACCCTGCCTTTGCGCCCGGATTTTCCAGCTCCGATGACTCAGCTCCCTTTTTAACTCACCAAGTGGAGCCGAGTGCTGGTGGCTTGGCCccgcttttaatttttttttggcgGGTTGGGTCATTTTATTTGCTACTGATAACGTTACCTCCTAGGACGCTGGAAGACAGCCCAGTCTGAAGAGAAAACTAAAGCTCCCTAAATAAGCTCCGAGGTGTGGACACGAGCCACTGGGTGCTGGGATGTCGCCCATGTGCATAAGGCTTCACCTTCCTGTGCATGGCTCTGAGCCGTCCTGGGAATAACCACACTCGATTTGTCCACAAtgctgagccctgcctgctgtcgcctccttttttccatctctttccctgtgaacCCTCAGGCTCAGGTGGGCAAAAGTTTGTCTGTCCCAGTGGCTGTTTTGCTAATTTTCCTCCAGCCAAGAGCCACGTTTGCTGGAGGAAACCTCCCATCTCTGCACAGAAATGTGttcataaaaaagaaagaagaaggagaGAAGCCCCGGAGTGGCTGGGAAGCAGTCTCTTCGTATTCCAAGCGTGCGGTTCAGGTCTCGTATCGGCGGAGCACAGCCCATCCCAGAGGTGCTCGGTTCACAGTGTTGGTGCAATCTGCCAAACAGACGGATCAGCTAGGAGACATTGCCAAAAGAAGCTGGAACAAGGCGGGAGAGGAAGGAATAAACAGCCTGCAGGGTGGTGTGTTCCAGCTCACCCACTGCCGGCCCTGGAGAATCTCACCCTTTCCACACAAAATGCCACTGATGGATTTTGGGCTGTGCCCCACAGCCTGTCCCTGTGCACCACAACCTGTGCACCACAAATATCACAAATATCAGAAagtatcagcactagtgtggccagcagggtcagggaagggatcttacccctggacttggcactggtgaggcagcaccttgatgagtgggttcagttttgggcccctcactccaaaaaggccattgaatgactcgagtgtgtccagagaagggcaacggagctggtgcagggtctggagcacaggtctgatggggagcggctgagggaactgggggggtttagtctggagaagaggaggctgaggggagacctcatggccctctccaactccctgaaaggagggtgcagggaggggggatgagtctcttgaaccaaggaacaagcaccaggacaagagggaatggcctccagctgcgccagggcagggtcagactggctcttaggaaggatttctttgcagaaggggttgttgggcgttggaatgggctgcccagggcagggggggagtccccatccctggaggggttgaagagtcgggttgacccagcgccgAGGGATCTGGTcgagttgggaacggtcagggtgaggttcatggttggactggaggagcttcaagggcttttccaaccgagatgattctgggattctgtgaaaaccTGTGCACCACAACCCCTCCCTGTGCACCACAGCCTATCCCTGTGCACCCCAACCCCTCTCGTGCCCCCCAACCTGTGCTCCACACCCCATTCCAGCCATGGTGTGGGCTACATTTGCCCCAGCGACATGCAGGGGGGTGCCTCTGGCTTTGGCAGCCCCTCAGCCACCGTTCTGCTCGCCCGGCCGGCTGCAGGAAGGGCACAACCTCCCCGGGGTTGGGACTTCGTGGCTTCCCTCCCCACTCGGCCTCTTGCCGGCCCTACCTTGGCTGAGGAGCTGCAGGTTTCGGACCTCCTCTTGCACCTGGAGCTGCAGGACCTGCTGCAGGACCTCCTGCCGCTGCGCCTCGGGAGCGATGCCCATGCGCTGCAGCTTCTCCCCGTTCAGCCGCAGCAGCGCCCGACCTGCAAACACGGCGTCGCTCAGTGCCCAGCGTGGCAGGACACCGTGGAAGTGCAACTCAAACAGGAGCCCATCTTCACGTGGGGacaaggaaggggaaaaggaagaaatcctAAAATGCTCTTTCACCACCTGGACCCATGGGGATGGAGAAGCCTCGCAGGTGGCTCCGCTTTTGGGGAGCACCGGGTGGCAGCTCGAGGTCCCCAGCCTCAGGACAGGTAGGTACTGCTCCAGCTATCACGTAACCCATCCCCGCAGGCAGCAGCTTTCCATTTCTCCGCTCCACCTCCCGCATCAGGAGATGTTTTTTCCGAGCGCACGGTCCCCGCGCAGGCTGCCGGTCCCCGAGGAATGGGGGTACCCATCAAAACACATTAGCGTCGCTGCCACCGTCCCTGGCAAGCCACTCTCCTCCAGTCCGCGGGCTATTAGACAAGGGATTTACAACCATCTTTTGTCCTTGTTTCCCAGCGTACATTTGCTAATGCTGCCTTTGTTTCCCATGCAAGGGCTGGCTGAGCTCTTGCATTAGGGCTTTGCGTCCCTCCCGGGCAGCTCCAGCGCTCCCTTCCCCGCTGCTTTCTCCTGGTCCTGGCCATGCAAACATTGCGGTCAGAGCAGGACGATGCTCATATGTAGAGGTCAAAGCCACTGTCCCCGAGGGGCAAAGGGGAGGGAGCAAGTCCTAGAGGTAAGTGTCCTCCAAGGACTTGGCTGGGAGTTGGATTTAGACCTGGACAAAGATATTTGCAACTTGGACTCCAGCTGGTCAGAGATCTTTCCTCTTCTGCAagaattttcagtatttaaaatattcttattagATTTATCTAGGCGAGGAGAAGACTCATCCTCATCTTATAAACCACAATCTCCCCTGTGCTCATTGTAAACAACCTCCAGCCTGTCCTGGAGCTCACCCCAGTGCTGGAttcctcctgcccagcccagTGGGTGTCCCCGTGCCCggtgctgtggggcagctctCACCCCGGCTGTGCCTCCATAGGGAGAAGGGACAGCAATGAGGGTACATCTGTCTTCCGAACCACGAACCTCCAAACAGCTATTTCTCAGGAGCACGTGCTAATGGCAATTAGTACCGGTGAATAAGCGGCGGTGTCTACTGTACCTGTGATGGCGTGGTGGGAGAATGCCTCCACGTAGATGAGATAATTATGTGGGCAGTGTTTCTTCAGCCATTTGCACACATCCTGCTGGGTCCAGAGCACCACCGGCTTGGCCAAGctgcccagtgtggggctggTGTGGTAGATGCCATAGTGGTCACAGGCACGGccctggggggagcaggaggggagggggttAGAGGGATTCGGCCCCATGAAGTGGAAAATGTCTTGGCcgagactggctcttaggaaggatttctttgcagaaggggttgttgggcgttggaatgggctgcccagggcacggggggagtccccatccctggaggggttgaagagtcgggttgacccagcgctgagggatctggtggagttgggaacggtcagtgtgaggttaatagttggactggaggagcttcaagggcttttccaaccgagatgattctggtattctgtgattctgtgattctgtcagcCCACGGGGACGGGGAGGTGCTGAGTGATACCGGCAGATTTTGGCTTTGCACCCTCTGGAGTCTCTGCATTCACCCCGaaatagcagcagcagaggaaccGATGAGGGAGGTGGAGGCAGAGGAGATGGGAGGCTGAGGTGGGGGTCCTGCCCTACATAGACCCCACACCCGGGGGTTCCCTGGCCCTCCTGCTGCACGCAGGAGCCCCAACCCCCTCCCCTAcgcatctcccagcccagcagagcatCGCACGGGCTCGGGAGGTgtcctgggggtccccagggtcccGCCCTCACCAGGCACACAAAGGTGCTTGCTGGCAGCTCTCAGTGGGGATGGAGCCAGCAAGGTCCTGGGGGGCAGCGGGTACCAGTGTAAAGCCATCCCCACCAGAAGCTGGTACTGGTGCAAAGCCATCCCCACCAGAAGCCCCCAGTGaagcagccagcagccagctggagccctgcagcaggagggactctccctttccctcctgttCATCCTCCTTTGATCCTCAGCTGACCAGCCACGACAAGGTCCTGCAGCCTTGCAGGTGTCTAAAGTCACCTCTGAACCCCACAGCTCTTTCTTGGGGTGCTGCCATGCCCAGAGACACACAGGATAAACCAGAGCTGCAATCCTCAGTGCTCCTGACCACCCTCCACCTCCCAGAGACCTCTGCCCCACACCCTCACCCCTTGCCCGGACTGTCCTGGCCCCCAGGGTGAGCTGCTCCCTCCGGC
The sequence above is drawn from the Strix uralensis isolate ZFMK-TIS-50842 chromosome 18, bStrUra1, whole genome shotgun sequence genome and encodes:
- the SAMD10 gene encoding sterile alpha motif domain-containing protein 10, which produces MQQGRPSLCCVSTIRSSRGPREPAAAAHFSFCRSLLEHTVSAENLSYRLQRNPGSSLTWHDGRSQRPDGGRTVKLLRQPGTEGSQGRACDHYGIYHTSPTLGSLAKPVVLWTQQDVCKWLKKHCPHNYLIYVEAFSHHAITGRALLRLNGEKLQRMGIAPEAQRQEVLQQVLQLQVQEEVRNLQLLSQDCTNTVNRAPLGWAVLRRYET